The proteins below come from a single Rosa rugosa chromosome 2, drRosRugo1.1, whole genome shotgun sequence genomic window:
- the LOC133727771 gene encoding PAP-specific phosphatase HAL2-like, which yields MEDDKYAKELDVAVRVVHMACALCQRVQEGLVSASTDQVKSKDDDSPVTIADWSVQATVSWILSEFFGSQNVSIIAEEDVQTLSEADSVGLLQAVVNTVNECLAGAPKYGLEGPSKALTTSQILEAISRCNSVGGPKGRHWVLDPVDGTLGFVRGDQYAVALALIEDGKAVIGVLGCPNYPMKKELLNYHYQYHEAMSKSSPPSPDIWERGCVMYARKDSGEAWMQPPIHGDKKFEWPNSAKLIRVSSIDDPALATSCEPVEKANSNHSFTEELAHSVGLRKKPMRVYSMVKYAAIARGDAELFMKFARTGYKEKIWDHAAGVVIVEEAGGVVTDAGGRPLDFSKGPYLEGLDRGIIVCSGATLHEKIIDAVYASWDSSNL from the exons ATGGAGGACGATAAGTACGCTAAGGAGTTGGACGTGGCCGTTAGAGTGGTGCACATGGCTTGTGCTCTGTGTCAGAGAGTTCAAGAGGGTTTGGTTTCAGCTAGCACTGACCAGGTGAAGTCCAAAGACGATGATTCCCCTGTAACAATTGCAG ATTGGAGTGTCCAAGCCACTGTTAGCTGGATACTATCTGAATTCTTTGGGAGTCAAAATGTATCCATTATTGCTGAAGAAGATGTACAAACTCTCTCTGAGGCTGACTCAGTAGGTTTGCTGCAAGCTGTTGTGAATACTGTGAATGAATGCTTAGCTGGAGCACCTAAGTATGGTCTTGAAGGTCCATCAAAAGCCCTCACGACATCTCAAATTCTTGAGGCTATCAGCCGATGCAACTCAGTAGGAGGCCCCAAAGGAAGGCACTGGGTACTTGATCCTGTTGATGGAACATTAGGGTTTGTGCGTGGGGATCAATATGCTGTAGCTCTAGCCTTGATTGAGGATGGAAAAGCTGTTATTGGGGTACTAGGGTGCCCTAATTACCCAATGAAAAAGGAATTGCTCAATTATCATTATCAGTACCATGAAGCCATGTCAAAGTCGTCTCCACCTTCTCCTGATATATGGGAAAGAGGTTGTGTGATGTATGCGAGAAAAGACAGTGGGGAGGCATGGATGCAGCCACCCATCCATGGAGATAAGAAGTTTGAGTGGCCAAATTCTGCTAAACTTATTCGGGTTTCTTCCATCGATGACCCAGCACTGGCTACTAGTTGTGAACCTGTGGAGAAAGCAAATTCAAACCACTCCTTCACAGAAGAGCTTGCTCACAGCGTAGGGCTAAG AAAGAAGCCCATGCGTGTCTATAGCATGGTGAAATATGCAGCCATAGCTCGGGGAGATGCTGAGCTCTTCATGAAGTTTGCAAGGACAGGGTACAAGGAGAAGATATGGGATCATGCTGCAGGTGTTGTCATTGTAGAAGAGGCTGGGGGTGTGGTCACTGATGCGGGAGGGCGGCCCCTGGACTTTTCAAAGGGACCATACTTAGAAGGCCTTGATAGAGGAATAATTGTTTGTTCTGGGGCCACACTGCATGAGAAAATCATTGATGCTGTTTATGCCAGCTGGGACTCTTCTAATTTATGA
- the LOC133727772 gene encoding uncharacterized protein LOC133727772 — MGKSGNRDWTQIYAIYGLDQWQTILFLLFHAVLFTILSLLYLTYFDPITLFFHRLLPIGSARFAAGFTGSVTALSALCLFFASFHFLHSSLPLHYDVVQRMVASVNDWSTVKHALDLGCGRGILLNAVATQLKKEGSSGRVVGLDRSKMTSLSTLRTAKLEGVGEYVTCREGDPRRLPFGDNYFDVVVSAVFVHTVGKEYGHRTVEASAERMRVVGEMVRVLKPGGSGVVWDLLHVPEYVRRLQELKMEDIRVSERVTAFMVSSQIVSFRKPSHHYFGLGEVRLDWRC; from the coding sequence ATGGGGAAATCGGGCAACAGAGACTGGACCCAGATCTACGCCATATACGGGCTCGACCAGTGGCAGACCATACTGTTCCTACTCTTCCACGCCGTGCTATTTACCATTCTGTCCCTCCTCTACCTCACATATTTCGACCCCATCACCCTCTTCTTCCACCGCCTCCTCCCCATCGGCTCCGCCCGCTTCGCCGCCGGATTCACCGGCTCCGTCACCGCCCTCTCCGCCCTCTGCCTCTTCTTCGCCTCCTTCCACTTCCTCCACTCCTCCCTCCCCCTCCACTACGACGTCGTCCAGCGCATGGTCGCCTCCGTCAACGACTGGTCAACCGTCAAGCACGCCCTCGACCTCGGCTGCGGCCGCGGCATCCTCCTCAACGCCGTCGCCACCCAGCTCAAGAAGGAGGGCAGTTCGGGCCGGGTCGTCGGGTTGGACCGGTCCAAGATGACCAGCCTTTCCACCTTGCGGACCGCCAAGCTGGAAGGTGTCGGGGAGTACGTGACCTGCCGTGAGGGCGACCCCAGGAGATTGCCGTTCGGGGACAACTACTTCGACGTGGTGGTATCCGCCGTGTTCGTCCACACCGTAGGGAAGGAGTACGGGCATCGGACGGTGGAGGCTTCGGCGGAGAGGATGAGGGTGGTCGGTGAGATGGTCCGGGTCTTAAAGCCCGGTGGGTCCGGGGTGGTGTGGGACCTACTGCACGTTCCGGAATACGTGCGGAGGCTGCAGGAGCTGAAGATGGAGGACATTCGGGTCTCGGAGCGGGTCACGGCCTTCATGGTCAGCAGTCAAATCGTGTCGTTTCGGAAGCCCAGTCACCACTATTTTGGGCTCGGAGAGGTCAGGCTGGACTGGAGATGCTGA